From Canis lupus baileyi chromosome 16, mCanLup2.hap1, whole genome shotgun sequence:
GGGAATATCTCGTTCATCACCTCATGGTAAATGATAGGCAGGGGATGTGGTGTAGTCCTGGTGCTAGCAACCTAGTCTCAGCCCTTTCTGGATCTGGGAGGTAAATACTATCCTAATTCATTTCCAACCTGTGTCCTACATCTCCTACCAGGACACTGAGTGAAGGTTGGCACTGTGTGTGCCCTTGGCAGGTAACTATTTGAGGCCAGCAATCCATGGCCTAATACCTCCTTGAAGACTGGAAACCCTACCCAGAGCCAGAACCTGTGGGCGGGGatcaaaatataattatgtttaaTCCACCATAAACTATAATCCAGAAGGAAGCCAATAAGGATGGACTTCCCAGCCAACCATCTGGTAGCTTTGCCATCCCTACCAATTTTTAGGAAATCGATGGTATCTGGAGTCCCTAACctgctctctcctttctttgcctTCTAGGCCATGAGTGCCTTCTTTTCAGGCATCTTTTGGAACAGTTTTGTTGGTGGGGGAGTCCTAACACTGCTGGTGGAGGTCAGCAACATATTCCTCACTATCCGCATGATGATGAAGATAAACAACGCCCAGCACCTCCTCCTGTACAGGGTCAATAAGTATGTCAACTTGGTCATGTACTTTCTCTTCCGCCTGGCCCCTCAGGCCTACCTCACCTATTTCTTCCTGCATTATTGGGGCCAGAGGACACTGGGCACCTTTCTGCTGAGTATACTGCTCATGCTGGACGTCATGATCCTCACCTACTTTTCCCGCCTCCTCCGCTCAGACTTCTGCCCTGAGCGTGTCCCCAGTCAGCAACACAAAGGCAAGTTTTTGACTGAATGAAAGGCACAAAGCCTGCAACTTGTGGCAAGAGTAAAGGCGCCAAAAACAGCCTCCATGTGTAAGAGAATTAGCTCCACGCCTGGGGCATCCTCTGAGGCCGACTGCTGCACCTACTATTGAAAATGTTGATTGAAAGCACTCCTCTGAAGTCCTTGTCCTTTCTTGGGCAAGGGGTGAGGGAAGCAGACAGACCGGTTGGACGTAGTAGTTGGGTGTGGGGACAGGTGCTATGAAAGCCAACCAGTCCACACTGCCCTGAAGTGGATGCTAATGAGAACTCTGTGTTGGTTTCCTACAAAGCCTCTTCCAGATAAAGGGAAGGATTCTTGTTTTTCTTACCCCTCCAACAGTGGCAAGTTGTAGTTGTCCCAGGACAATGAACCCCAATCCGGGCCCGAAATATCTGAGCTTCCACTGCtgggatattattttattttgctgggATTTTAAGAAGTGTGGTGTGGTAATAAGGCAGTGTTCCAACAGGGTAAGTAGACCAAGAGTCTTACCCGAGCCCTGTTACctaagtgtgtatatataccatagtATGGCCTCCCAGAAGCCCAACCAGAAatcaacaaacaaacatatatggtgaaaaaatttatatttagatttatagccggctggactcagtttagatgatcccaatctgaaaaacaaaaggggAGCTTTCATTACCAGGAGCTGAAATGTGAAGATTAGCTGAAAAGTCacagttaaaaagcaaaatgaggtGAAGCAGGGCCTATTAAGGATATGGGGTGCAGTCAGTTAAGACCAGTGAGAAGTCATGTTTtggacacaattttttttttttggtcacttatTAATGACCAAAAGAGCCATCACTTGGACCCAGGCAGTGGGTGagttcacagaaaaggaagcttactttgttggcaacatccaaagcatcatagtcaggagccagtcgaacatatgctttcttctctccatcaggcctagGATGAAGGATGTCTTAATTCCTCTTGCCCTTACTGCCCCTaaccccttccctttccccctaGTCTTTCTGGCACATCAGCAGTTCCTTTGTTCATGTCATTCTTTCCTAAATAGTGACTTTTCCATCATTTGCATAAGAGGCTAGGGATGCCACCAAACCACATATGAAGCCAAGTCCCCTTGTGGGGACCACCACAGTACATTTTAAGACTTAAGTGCAGATAATCTGACATAAATTGGGTCTAGGGCCTGTCTATCTAAAGGTGTAAGAATCAAGAAAGCCAACACCATACATCAAGTCCTAGAGGCAGGAGAGCTAATGTATCCTCAAAAGCCCATACCACATAGAAATACAGCAAAAGCTGCTCATTTCTCAAGGCTCAAAAGCTGTGAAACCTACCTGACTCCATGTAGGTTTCCTGGCTCCTGATGAAGGCCCTACTcacctgatcaaggtgttgaccttggccacatcaatgtcatagagcttcttcacagcctgtttgatctggtgcttattggccttgacatccacaatgaacacaagtgtgttgttgtcttctattttcttcatggctgactcagtagttaaggggaacttgatgatggcatagtgatcaagcctGGAGAAGAGGCAAAATGGTGTCAGCTGGCCTGGGTCTGATAAAAGAGAAGATAGGCCCTCTTTCAGAGCCTGAAGCCAGAAGAGCCCAGGTGCATCAGACAATGAAGTAGCAATCATTTTTGTCAGACTTTGGTCGCTAAACAGTGTCATCATCTGCACCCTGAAACTTGGGAGACCTGTGCACTCTCTTCCACTTGAAGGACTTTCAAGTGATTGAAGAATCATCTGAGTAAACCCCCTTCATTCTTTGACTTTAGCGTTTTGAAGGGCAAACCTCTAAAAGAATTTGAGGCTTCAGAGAGTAAACAACTTACTTCAAGAGCATAAAGCTGGACTATGGAATCTTGAAACCCAGAGTAGAGTTCCAAAGAACATTAGTGCTTCACTAGGAGATGAGATAGACATTTCTGCCCCCTCTAGTTGCTGAAACTGGTTTGAGGACCAATGAATGAAAGCAACTTTTATTTATAGTCCAAGTTAAACTTACAATGGCTTGACCATACCTACCACACACCTTTCCCCCTGAAATTCAGAAAAGCAAGTCTCTGTTCATCTGGACATTACGTTCCTGTCTTAAAGCTAGATATCAGGTCTCAACCTCTCATCACATTAAATCCTAAGTCTAAATGGGGGTAAAAAGTGCTTTCCTCCACGGACACAACCCACTCtatcactcttttcttttcttttttttttttaagaaatagaaggtGGCAGTTACTACTATTGTTCTAATACGTGGCCCCTAAAGTCAGTCTTATTACTACAAAACACTTCAAAGACCCTAATCTTTTGCCTATTCCCTCCTATTTCTTGAGTGtaaatgagaatttttacataCACTGTTGCAGGCCTTCTATGTCCATTTGGTTATTATAAGTGTCCTTATCAATCTAGAATCAGCACCTGTTAGGACTATTCCTTCCAGCAATAGGCACAATGAATAACTAAATCTGGAActccaaaacaaaatacatttatcaaAGTCCTACTTTTTACACTCCAAGAAAACGGAGTTTAAAACcctaatcagggcagcccggataGCTCTGCgctttagcaccgctttcagcccagggtgtgatcctggagacccagaatggggacccacgttgggctccctgcatggagcctgcttctgtggcTCTCTctggtatctctcatgaataagtaattaaaatcttaaaaataaaaccctaatcattgggcacctgggtggctcagtggttgagtgcctttggctcaggtcatgattgcaggattctgggatccaggcctgcatcgggctccctcagGGTGCCTGCTGCTCTCTGTATCTCTAGTGAATAggcgttttttaaaaattaaaaaaatataaaaatcctgGTCATATAAGAACAATAATTAACCTGACAATTAGTTAAACgtctcttcttgttctttttttttttttttttttaatttttatttatttatgatagtcacacagagagagaggcagagacataggcagagggagaagcaggctccatgcaccaggagcccgatgtgggattcgatcctgggtctccaggatcacgccctgggccaaaggcaggcgctaaaccactgcgccacccagggatccccgtctcTTCTTGTTCTTAAATGGGGCACTAACAATCCCTTCACACTCCCCTTAGGAAGACACACACTAGGTACCAACATGTATTTGAGAACCCATGCTGTAGGTTTGGTAAGTTTCCAAATTACGAATGGTTACCCAACATCTTTTCACAGGAAAGGGCATTACTaacttgtttctcctgggggcgctctttcgaggatatttgggctgccttcggagacgcagggtcttgggtcgtcggaatgtaggtgacgtgcggatcttcttttttttgtgactgtgcacgcctttcagcaccgctttcttagctttcaaagcctttgctttggcttcggctttgggaggggcaggggctgagagaaagaaagaaaattagggcTCGGGATTCAGAAAACAATCACTTCCGTCCTAGCGGGCGCCCCAGACCACACGTGCATCAGTGGTTCCTTTGAAGACATCACAAGTCTCAGGAGATTAAGATTTTTCCATCATATGCACGATACTGGTTCGAACTTGGGAAGAAGTCCAGGAATACGACGCAGAAAAGAGGAACTAACGATAATCGAACGCTTGATATCTGACAAGATGTGTTAGCAGTTTTATTTACCTATATAGCACCGCCTAAAacacgggggaaaaaaaaaggaaattaaattggaGGCTAGTTTTTTACAGGTCTGGAGACACGGAGCTCCGGCCGGTGGATATAAGTAGTTCCCCAAAGCCAACAGTCTGGCAACCCCCGACAGGTGGGGCCGGCCAGGCTTGCCTCCACAAACCACCTCAGAAGAGCCTAGCCCACGAGGCTGGGTACACACGCACCGTGGCATGGCGGAATGCGACACGCAGCTCGGGAGAGGACACCCCAAAGCTTAGCCTAGCCGCTGTCCTCCCAGTTCGTTCATTCCGAAGAGACCCCACGCCAGCTAACCGTGATAACCCTCTTTCCCCAGCCCGAACACACACCTTCCTTCTTCGCCTTCGGCGCCATCTTCGTGAAAGGGATTTCCCAGGCTCGTTTCCACGGGCTTATAGAGCGCAGTCTCACCGAAGACTCGcgatgctttttatttaaagcTGATTGGATAAACTGTAGCGCAGCGCCCTCTGGGAATAGTAGTTAAGTTTAATGCCCTCGCGAGAGTGATTAAGCATGCTCCACCCCTTCCCGCAAAAGAGTCTAAAGTGTCTTGGGGGTTGTAGTTTTTTGGAGGCACGTGTTTATTTGCTAAGGTCGTGGATGTGTTTCGTGTAGCCAGCTGCAGCTGGCGTCTGATCCTGAGCGCTTCCCATTTTGAGGAAAGTATTGCAGTTTCAGGAAACAGTAACACTGAAAACTGAGCTAAATATAATTAGGTTGACTCAGGGAGAGTGAAGCAAAGTTCTAGAACGTTAGAGCAGAAGTTGTCTGGtacaggagctcctgggtggttcagtaggttaggcctctgacttctgctcaggtcatgatcccagggtcctggggtgcagacccccatagggctccctgctcagcaaagatcTGACTTCTCCCCTCTGCGGCCCCCTACTCcggcttgtgtgcactctctcaacaaaacaaaacaaactttaattATCTGGTCCAAGACCCTCAAACAACTTCTGTGGAAATTTAGGTCCAGAGCGGCGACGTGGTTTATCAATAACACAGTGATTTGGTCGCAGAAAAAGACGAGTCAGgcagaggagaagaggaaagtgTCATAGGAGGTAGAAGGTGGCCGTATCTGCCCCTCTTTACCTGTGATAGTCCTAGATGTCGTGCGTTTTCCCGATAATATTCTTTAAACTACCAATATTAAAAACACCCGTTGCACTGATTTCACTAGGACTCGCTAGTTCTCGTGAGTAATTTCATTCATAGTCCCCTCTCTTTAAGTAgtcttccctccccctgctccagtCATGTTGGCATCCTCAAATTCAGTTCCCCACACAGAACAAGTTTTAGGAATGCTTCGGTTTGCTTCTCCGATGGTCTGTGTCTATCCCATCTCCACCCTACCCTTTCTATCTTCCTCTTCCCTGCTTTGGAACTAGCTGTCCCCTTTGGACGGCGAGAATTATTGTGTCCTACACCCCTCTTCTATTCTGCAGACCTGCAAAATGGAAGAGCTGTCCTTGGGGGTAAGATTCCGATGGGATCAGAGAGAACGCCGGTACCAGAGCGGTGACCTACCTAAAGGGAGGAGTTCCAGGATCACCTAGCTCTTCTTTACCCTCCATTGAAGGAGACAGACTCGGGACTTTGGACGTCTCTTTCCTCGGTAGGCACCCCGTTCTGCCCCCGGTATCCCCTGTATGCTTTCCCCCATCCCACTCCATCCCAGGCGAGCGGGGGCAGACTATGAGTCACGTCCTGGGCCTGGAGTTGAGGAGGGAAGCGCCGCCTCTCCTTGGGCCCcgtctctcctcctttcccctccccgcCTGTTCCTAGCCCAGCCAGATACTGCGCAGCGATCACCGATTGTCCATCACCAATTTGACTGGGTAAGGGTCCCCTTGGAGCCGCAGCCCCGCCCAGAGGTACAGGGGAGAACGGccgtgggggaggtggggggacttGGATCTGGGCAGGTTCCAGCCTGGGTGGAGGCGGTCCTGGTGCCGGTGAGGCGTCTGGCAGGGTACCCAGAGCTGGGGCAGCgcagtggggaggagaagagggggaggctgggacaggctgcgaggccaggagctgccgggagaggggcagggggcggcCCTTCTCCAGGAATTTCCGGGGATCATGTTACAGCGCTCGCGGAGGGAGAGCGGAGTGGGACGCCGGGCCCTGCAGCGGACTGGGCCCCTGGCCCCCTCCTCCAGCAGCCCGCGGGCCTTGCAGCGCCACCCCTGCCCACACTGACCCCGTGCGGCGGGCCGCTCTGCGCCCCCGGGCAGCTGTGTTATGGTAGGGCCGCCTCAACCTCGAGTTGTCGTCGGGTCCCCGCGGCCCCGAGTCATTGTAGGAACTATCCGGCCCCGGGTTATTGTGGGGTCTGCGCGGGCCCGGCCCCCCCCGGACGGGATTTCCCGCCCCCATTTGGCTGCGGCTGAGTCTCCCCGCCCCCGAGTCGTCGTCGGGACGCCCCGGGCCCGGGTGATTGTAGGTTCGCCCCGGCCCCGGATGATTGTCTCATCCCCGTGGCCCGCTGTGGTCGTAGCGTCCCCGAGGCCGCGGGCTCCCGTAGGCTCCCCGTGGCCCAGAGTTATAGTCGGGACACCCCGGTCGCGGGTGATTGTCGGGTCTCCGCGGGCCCGGGTCGCTGGGGTGGATCAGGCCCCCGCGCCTTCTCGGGGCTCCCCGCAAGGTTGCAGGCGAGATGAACATTCTGGCGCCGGTGCGGAGGGACCGCGTCCTGGCGGAGCTGCCCCAGGTAGGCGCCAGggccacgtcgggcttctggctGCGGTGGGGTGTGGGCGGGGAGGAGGCGGCACCAGATCAGTTAGAGGCTAGGGCCCAGCCCTGCGCCCCAGCTAGGCCTGCTGCTTCTGGGTGGtccccgtgcccccccccccgccccgccccgcccagggcAGCTTGGCTGCGGGACGTGCGCCAGGAGTGGATGAGTCCCATTCTCTTCTATCGCTCTAAGTGCCTGAGGAAGGAGGCCGCTTTGCACGTGCACAAAGACTTCCACCCCCGCGTCACCTGCGCATGCCAGGAGCACCGGACAGGCACCGTGGGGTGAGTTAGACACCTTTAGCAAAGAAAGGAAGTCCCCGGAAGCCCTGTAGTCCAAGCTAGGGTACACACAAACCCCTAGAGGCTCCATTTCAGCCTCTACTAGCTATATGATTattacccccccccctttttttatacccgtttgttctctcttttcttcccagcAAGGTTGTGTTGAATCCTATGAAATGGAGTGGGGTAGAGAGGTGGCAGTTCACTTCCTGACACAGAGAAAGTGTCCAACCAGAGAGGGTGATTGTCAGCTCAGCTTCCCACATACCATTCATTTGAGCCCTGGGGGCTCAATTTAAGATGTATcctgatttcagagatgttaaaatgtatGTGTGGGGAGTGAAGGGGCAGTATGTCTCAGAATATAGGACATCTATCTCATTTGAACCTTCATAACAGTCCAATAGAATATATAGTAAATCTCCGCTTAGTAAATGTtgatactgaggctcagagaggctgagtaacTTGTCCTAAGTCACACAGATAGCGAATGTAAGAACTGGGATTCAGATTTATGTCTCTCTGATGTTGAAACACAGAACACTCTTCTGCAAGCATATGTGTCCAGGCAAGTTGCCTGGGAGGCCTCATGTCTATGGTAACCTCAGCCAGGGTACAGCTAACTTTATAGACTCTGTAGGGAACATTGAGACTCCTGGGTTGCAAGAGATAGCACTCACTCCTCCTGCCCACTTTTGTGTCCTGCAGATTTAAGATCTCCAAAGTCATTGTGGTGGGGGACCTGTCAGTGGGGAAGACTTGTCTCATTAATAGGTAAGAAGGTGCTCTGGTTGAGCTGGATTGGGCTGGCCAGGGTTCAGCCAGACCTAGCCAGGTGGGCCAGGCTCAGGGCCAGAGCATCTGGTGTTCCCTCAGGTTCTGCAAAGATACTTTTGATAAGAATTACAAGGCCACCATTGGAGTGGACTTTGAGATGGAACGATTTGAGGTGTTGGGCATTCCCTTTAGTCTGCAGCTGTGAGTACTTCCTCCATACCTTCCTGCCCTTCCTTGCCCCAGTGCCatacccccctccccaccccccacacacccacaTACCTGTGCTTTACCCTaccccttcctttctcccagcTGGGATACTGCTGGACAGGAGAGGTTCAAATGCATTGCGTCAACCTATTACCGAGGAGCTCAAGGTAAGAGCTGAGGTGCAAGTGGGGCAAGTGGGTGTTCCTGGTCTCTAATCTAGGGTTGGGGAGATTTGGGAAATGAGCCAGTAATGTCAGCTGTTTTTGCCACTTTTCCAGCCATCATCATTGTCTTCAACCTGAATGATGTGGCCTCCCTGGAACATACCAAGTATGTGGGGATGCTGGACTATAATGGGGGCTCTAGGAAGAGAGGGGTCAGAAAAGAGGGGTGGTCAGGGGCATTAGTAGGGAAGGGGAAGAATGCATTGAAGACCAGAGAGAGAGTAATGGGCATATGAGTGTCAGCGAGAGGAGCCTCTCCAGCTCACTTATCCTTGGTTGTCTCCCTTCTCTGGCAGACAATGGCTGGCTGATGCACTCAAGGAGAATGACCCTTCCAGTGtgcttctcttccttgtgggttccAAGAAGGACCTGAGTGTGAGTGTGTCAGTGGGGGTGGACGTGGGGCTTCCAACTTGGTGAGGGGACTCCCTACCCCCACTTGCCATCTGACTCTGACCTTCCCTTAGACTCCTGCTCAGTACCTGCTGATGGAGAAGGATGCCCTCAAGGTGGCCCAAGAGATGAAGGCTGAGTACTGGGCTGTCTCTTCTCTCACTGGTGAGGCAGAGGTTTCAGGTCTTCTGCTGTGGCACTCTTGTCTACCTGGCCTCTCATTCCTATACCTTTAGCTGTGCCCCATGACTCAAGGCCTGGAACAGCCCCTGAGCACCTGTCTGCTCCATGTGTCAGGTGAAAATGTCCGGGAATTCTTCTTCCGTGTGGCAGCACTGACCTTTGAGGCCACGGTGCTGGCTGAGCTGGAGAAATCGGGGGCCCGGCGCATCGGAGATGTTGTCCGTGAGTGCCTGCCTGGTGAGGGTGGCAGAGAGCATGGGGAACGTCTAATCCttgcttcacatattttctaCCCTTTTTTAGGCATCCATAGTGATGACAGTAACCTCTATCTAACTGCTCGCAAGAAGAAGCCCACGTGTTGCCCGTGAGCGGTAAGGGGACTGTCCAGAgcctgcccagccctggggcaCTGTGCCACCTTGACTCCCCTAGACTTCGACCCTGGACATTTGCACTGATTGTTTTTCCAGACCAAAGAGCTGCCTGTTGGTGGCAGTACCCCTGGAGGGGTAGCGGGGACCATGCTAGTCGCTTCCTGCCCCAGGCACCATGCCAAAGACTGGATGTTCCCCCTCCTCCAGGGGCTCTCCAGGGTGCCCAGCAGTGGGGAGGTAATCCCTGCTGCTTTTGCTTAGCCTGCTGGGCCCTTTTGAGTATGAGGATGCTTAATGATCCCAGCCTCACACTGTGCCTTATGcattaaaatttctattattaGCAGTTTGGGGACTAGAGTCCTTTGTTGGGGATGAGGGATGTGGAATTAGCAGGGCTGTGTGGCTGTCTTGGGAATGGAGCTTCCTGCTGGATTCTGGCCATATCTGACCCCTGGGCCCAGACAGGCTGAGAGCTCAGGAACCACATTTTGGAGGGGTGTCCTGGACTCTCAGTGGTTGGCTTTGAGAGCTCTTTCCTTTGGTTCCTTATCCCCAACTGTGTCCTCCTACGTGGTGC
This genomic window contains:
- the TLCD1 gene encoding TLC domain-containing protein 1 codes for the protein MPSLLHPALPLLLGATLTFRALRRALSRLPLPAHVRADPLRTWRWHNLLVSFAHSIVSGIWALLCVWQTPEILVEIETAWSLSGYLLVCFSAGYFIHDSVDIVVSRQTRASWEYLVHHLMAMSAFFSGIFWNSFVGGGVLTLLVEVSNIFLTIRMMMKINNAQHLLLYRVNKYVNLVMYFLFRLAPQAYLTYFFLHYWGQRTLGTFLLSILLMLDVMILTYFSRLLRSDFCPERVPSQQHKGKFLTE
- the RPL23A gene encoding large ribosomal subunit protein uL23, producing MAPKAKKEAPAPPKAEAKAKALKAKKAVLKGVHSHKKKKIRTSPTFRRPKTLRLRRQPKYPRKSAPRRNKLDHYAIIKFPLTTESAMKKIEDNNTLVFIVDVKANKHQIKQAVKKLYDIDVAKVNTLIRPDGEKKAYVRLAPDYDALDVANKIGII
- the RAB34 gene encoding ras-related protein Rab-34 isoform X1, yielding MLSPIPLHPRRAGADYESRPGPGVEEGSAASPWAPSLLLSPPRLFLAQPDTAQRSPIVHHQFDWVRVPLEPQPRPECLRKEAALHVHKDFHPRVTCACQEHRTGTVGFKISKVIVVGDLSVGKTCLINRFCKDTFDKNYKATIGVDFEMERFEVLGIPFSLQLWDTAGQERFKCIASTYYRGAQAIIIVFNLNDVASLEHTKQWLADALKENDPSSVLLFLVGSKKDLSTPAQYLLMEKDALKVAQEMKAEYWAVSSLTGENVREFFFRVAALTFEATVLAELEKSGARRIGDVVRIHSDDSNLYLTARKKKPTCCP
- the RAB34 gene encoding ras-related protein Rab-34 isoform X2, yielding MLSPIPLHPRRAGADYESRPGPGVEEGSAASPWAPSLLLSPPRLFLAQPDTAQRSPIVHHQFDWCLRKEAALHVHKDFHPRVTCACQEHRTGTVGFKISKVIVVGDLSVGKTCLINRFCKDTFDKNYKATIGVDFEMERFEVLGIPFSLQLWDTAGQERFKCIASTYYRGAQAIIIVFNLNDVASLEHTKQWLADALKENDPSSVLLFLVGSKKDLSTPAQYLLMEKDALKVAQEMKAEYWAVSSLTGENVREFFFRVAALTFEATVLAELEKSGARRIGDVVRIHSDDSNLYLTARKKKPTCCP
- the RAB34 gene encoding ras-related protein Rab-34 isoform X3, which produces MNILAPVRRDRVLAELPQCLRKEAALHVHKDFHPRVTCACQEHRTGTVGFKISKVIVVGDLSVGKTCLINRFCKDTFDKNYKATIGVDFEMERFEVLGIPFSLQLWDTAGQERFKCIASTYYRGAQAIIIVFNLNDVASLEHTKQWLADALKENDPSSVLLFLVGSKKDLSTPAQYLLMEKDALKVAQEMKAEYWAVSSLTGENVREFFFRVAALTFEATVLAELEKSGARRIGDVVRIHSDDSNLYLTARKKKPTCCP